A window from bacterium encodes these proteins:
- a CDS encoding alpha/beta hydrolase, protein MKSLPHQQTINIGNTKLEFTRSGTGSPTIVLINGSGGPIEGWYRVFTELETLGTVFAYNRPGIGKSSKPTSPQTGEVMVETLRALLHAAELPPPYLLVAHSLGGLVANLFARHYPSDVMGMVLLDATAPADIDVMAACESPLQRFLKSTLDLVLGKDTHGETTHVRRTVELIDQAPSFPDLPLLVVTGGKPAMSWLTPKQALEARAEHQRQLASISPRGKQVVAAKSGHFPQLSEPEVVVQAVRDAIELASIGRNS, encoded by the coding sequence TTGAAATCCCTTCCCCACCAACAAACCATCAACATTGGCAACACCAAGCTTGAATTTACAAGGTCCGGAACGGGCTCGCCTACCATTGTTCTGATAAACGGCTCGGGCGGCCCGATTGAAGGGTGGTATCGAGTATTTACCGAGCTGGAGACACTGGGGACCGTCTTCGCCTATAACCGGCCCGGCATCGGCAAGAGCAGCAAGCCAACGTCGCCTCAAACTGGGGAAGTAATGGTCGAGACGCTCCGCGCCCTCTTGCATGCGGCCGAACTCCCGCCGCCGTACCTTTTGGTCGCCCATTCGCTGGGCGGTCTCGTTGCCAATCTCTTCGCCCGCCATTACCCGAGCGACGTGATGGGAATGGTGCTACTGGATGCCACCGCCCCGGCGGACATCGACGTCATGGCGGCATGCGAATCACCCCTGCAGCGATTTTTGAAGAGCACACTCGATTTGGTGCTTGGGAAGGATACGCACGGCGAAACCACCCATGTCCGGCGTACGGTCGAGCTCATCGATCAGGCGCCGTCGTTCCCAGACCTGCCGCTTCTCGTCGTGACAGGGGGCAAACCGGCGATGTCGTGGCTTACCCCAAAACAAGCCCTGGAGGCACGCGCAGAGCATCAACGCCAATTGGCGTCGATCTCACCAAGAGGTAAGCAAGTTGTTGCCGCAAAAAGCGGCCATTTCCCGCAACTATCCGAGCCAGAAGTGGTAGTCCAAGCCGTGCGCGATGCGATTGAATTGGCAAGCATCGGCAGGAACTCGTAG
- the mutT gene encoding 8-oxo-dGTP diphosphatase MutT, translating into MEVVGAIIRRGDRVLIAQRPPGKHEALLWEFPGGKVEPGEAPEACLAREIREELAAEISVGARFGDVLHDYGGRRIHLTCYWATLVSGEPQAIECHALAWVSAAELDDYVFAPADVPLVARLRTSLA; encoded by the coding sequence ATCGAAGTGGTCGGCGCCATCATCCGGCGCGGCGATCGCGTCCTCATCGCCCAGCGGCCCCCGGGCAAGCACGAGGCCCTCTTGTGGGAGTTCCCCGGCGGCAAGGTGGAGCCCGGCGAGGCCCCCGAAGCATGCCTCGCCCGCGAGATCCGCGAGGAGCTCGCCGCCGAGATTTCGGTCGGTGCGCGCTTCGGCGACGTGCTGCACGACTACGGCGGCCGCCGCATCCATCTGACCTGCTACTGGGCCACTCTCGTCTCGGGCGAGCCCCAGGCGATCGAGTGCCATGCCCTCGCCTGGGTGAGTGCCGCCGAACTCGACGATTACGTCTTCGCCCCTGCCGATGTGCCCCTGGTCGCGCGCCTCCGGACAAGCCTCGCCTGA
- a CDS encoding HEAT repeat domain-containing protein — protein sequence MRFVTLADPQLWFAFDAGLLSFGLVLLLAFTLAVLRLRLLLASRRRRRFLNRWRPLIMRHLVGLSVDFPPMMPADWHTFFAYWNYLHESLRGDAKGRLNQVARAVGADREARRMLRSRGVRDRLMATLTLGNLREPSAWKELDSFVTSDNSFLALTAMRALVQIDSKAAIPILLSQLNRRKHWSLTKIARMLREAGEEAFVEPLLEAASLAPRESASRLIHLLTALHCTAALPDIRQLLATTTDAGIIVDCLTMMSAESDRPLVRRHLAHDSGTVRAQAALALGRIGIPGDEIPLVALLDDPDWWVRYRAAQALAELPFLERHALELLQADLRDPDSRNIVGQVLAERDAA from the coding sequence ATGCGCTTCGTCACCTTGGCTGATCCGCAGTTATGGTTCGCCTTCGACGCGGGGCTTCTCTCCTTCGGCCTCGTCCTGCTGCTTGCGTTCACCCTGGCGGTCCTGCGCCTACGTCTGCTCCTGGCTAGCCGTCGACGCCGGCGCTTTCTGAACCGCTGGCGCCCCTTGATCATGCGGCACCTCGTGGGATTGTCCGTTGATTTCCCCCCCATGATGCCCGCGGACTGGCATACCTTCTTCGCTTACTGGAACTACTTGCACGAGTCTTTGCGTGGCGACGCGAAGGGGCGCCTCAACCAAGTGGCCCGCGCGGTGGGGGCGGATCGTGAAGCACGGCGGATGCTCAGAAGCAGAGGCGTTCGCGATCGCCTCATGGCCACCCTCACGCTCGGCAACCTGCGCGAGCCCTCGGCATGGAAGGAACTCGACTCCTTCGTAACCAGCGACAACAGCTTCTTGGCGCTGACGGCGATGCGTGCCTTGGTCCAGATCGACTCCAAGGCTGCAATTCCCATCCTGCTCTCCCAGCTCAACCGTCGCAAACACTGGTCGCTCACCAAGATCGCGCGCATGCTCCGCGAAGCGGGCGAAGAGGCATTCGTCGAGCCCCTGCTCGAAGCCGCATCGCTCGCGCCCAGGGAATCGGCGTCGCGCTTGATCCACCTGCTGACGGCCCTTCACTGCACCGCTGCGCTGCCCGACATCCGCCAACTACTCGCGACCACGACCGACGCAGGGATCATCGTCGACTGTTTGACGATGATGAGCGCCGAGTCCGACCGACCACTTGTCCGCAGGCACCTCGCCCACGACTCGGGAACGGTCCGGGCCCAGGCGGCACTCGCGCTGGGACGGATTGGAATCCCCGGAGACGAAATTCCGCTCGTCGCATTGCTTGACGATCCCGACTGGTGGGTCCGCTATCGTGCCGCCCAGGCCCTTGCCGAGTTACCTTTCCTTGAGCGGCACGCGCTGGAACTCCTTCAAGCCGATCTGCGCGATCCAGACTCGCGAAACATTGTTGGGCAGGTCCTCGCAGAAAGGGACGCGGCGTGA
- a CDS encoding alkaline phosphatase family protein, with protein sequence MRRRIPLVTLAALSLTLAGTIPARAADPAKVVLISLDGGGERFLEKLVASGKMPNLAAIKRNGVQADYALTNYPSKTAAGHASLWTGAYGNISGITGNEIPLQPAHAYTILEHQRGFESTALLAEPLWVAAARAGKRTLAVQATHLTPFETYGPKGRFGGADAERMTFFDGYTGKIAPEWVLDSTASFKPAVGWKDLPVSREAPYEIALPVGPTTLYGVIYNDPTDPVQGYDTLQIRPSKDSARGAVLVKAGAPNMGSTEQFSLPVPVSVGNVTPTVRFRLFELSPNGASLLLYRTPLAMDNSNRPELAAEWAQRTGGFVPKGAEDLYAHGKLGPTLIDGGTGLAEERLLETIRLAMESRIAKLRHGAKAYPWDLLVNYVPYPDSVEHMWYGLADSTSTAYRPDVGPKFWTYMETVAGYVDEFLGAARQVAGDRGVIAVVSDHGMEGLSRDFLPNVALRKAGLLAVDANGKVDLSRTKAMYPPSDGACVVINSVRRKGGIVKPEEEAAVLEQVITTLREARDPKSNRPIVTGFYPTREADPALGLGGPNGGDLYLDLMPGVYFSAAHQGDALFVDRHPFASGGHVFNPSRASMHAVCYMAGPGLKKGVMLPPIRTIDVAPTLAKLMGIPAPAQATGRVLTEALSN encoded by the coding sequence ATGCGCCGTCGCATCCCCCTCGTCACCCTTGCCGCGCTCTCCCTGACGCTCGCGGGCACCATCCCGGCGCGCGCCGCCGATCCCGCCAAGGTCGTGCTCATCTCCCTCGACGGTGGCGGCGAGCGCTTCCTCGAAAAGCTGGTGGCCTCCGGCAAGATGCCGAACCTTGCGGCCATCAAGCGCAACGGCGTCCAGGCGGATTACGCCCTCACCAACTACCCCAGCAAGACGGCAGCAGGCCACGCCTCGCTCTGGACAGGCGCCTACGGCAACATCAGCGGCATCACGGGCAACGAGATCCCCCTGCAACCCGCCCACGCGTACACCATCCTGGAGCACCAGCGCGGCTTCGAGAGCACCGCGCTCTTGGCCGAGCCCCTCTGGGTCGCCGCGGCGCGCGCGGGCAAGCGGACCCTGGCCGTCCAGGCCACCCACCTGACGCCTTTCGAGACCTACGGCCCCAAGGGGCGCTTCGGCGGGGCGGACGCCGAGCGCATGACCTTCTTCGACGGCTACACCGGCAAGATCGCCCCCGAGTGGGTCCTGGACTCGACGGCCTCCTTCAAGCCCGCCGTCGGCTGGAAGGACCTGCCCGTCAGCCGCGAGGCCCCCTACGAGATCGCGCTGCCGGTCGGCCCCACCACGCTCTACGGCGTGATCTACAACGACCCGACCGACCCGGTCCAGGGCTACGACACCCTGCAGATCCGGCCCAGCAAGGACAGCGCGCGCGGAGCGGTGCTGGTCAAGGCCGGCGCCCCCAACATGGGATCGACCGAGCAGTTCAGCCTTCCTGTCCCGGTGAGCGTGGGCAACGTCACCCCCACCGTGCGCTTCAGGCTCTTCGAGCTTTCGCCCAACGGCGCCTCGCTGCTCCTCTATCGCACGCCGCTGGCCATGGACAACAGCAACCGGCCCGAGCTCGCCGCGGAGTGGGCCCAACGCACCGGCGGCTTCGTGCCCAAGGGGGCCGAGGACCTCTACGCACATGGCAAGCTTGGCCCCACCCTGATTGACGGCGGCACGGGCCTTGCCGAAGAGCGCCTGCTCGAAACCATCCGCCTTGCCATGGAGAGCCGGATCGCCAAGCTTCGCCACGGCGCCAAGGCCTATCCCTGGGATCTGCTCGTCAACTACGTTCCCTACCCCGATAGCGTCGAGCACATGTGGTACGGGCTCGCCGACAGCACCAGCACGGCCTACCGCCCCGACGTGGGGCCCAAGTTCTGGACCTACATGGAGACGGTCGCGGGCTACGTGGACGAGTTCCTGGGGGCGGCCCGCCAGGTGGCGGGCGATCGCGGCGTGATCGCCGTGGTCAGCGACCACGGCATGGAAGGGCTCTCGCGCGACTTCTTGCCGAACGTCGCCCTGCGCAAGGCGGGGCTCTTGGCCGTGGACGCCAACGGCAAGGTGGACCTCTCGCGGACCAAGGCCATGTACCCGCCGAGCGACGGGGCCTGCGTGGTCATCAACTCGGTACGTCGCAAGGGCGGGATCGTAAAGCCAGAAGAAGAGGCCGCCGTCCTCGAACAGGTCATCACGACCCTGCGCGAGGCGCGGGATCCCAAGAGCAACCGGCCGATCGTGACGGGCTTCTACCCCACCCGTGAGGCCGATCCCGCGCTCGGCCTCGGCGGCCCGAACGGCGGCGACCTCTACCTGGACCTGATGCCCGGTGTGTACTTCAGCGCGGCCCACCAGGGCGACGCGCTCTTCGTGGACCGTCACCCGTTCGCAAGCGGCGGCCACGTCTTCAACCCGAGCCGAGCCTCCATGCACGCCGTCTGCTACATGGCGGGCCCCGGCCTGAAGAAGGGCGTCATGCTCCCCCCCATCCGGACCATCGACGTGGCGCCGACGCTTGCCAAGCTCATGGGCATCCCCGCTCCGGCCCAGGCGACGGGCAGGGTCCTTACCGAGGCACTCTCGAACTAA
- the acs gene encoding acetate--CoA ligase, with the protein MTTTDITSLLQEDRRFPPDEAFSAQAHVGSMEQYLALVAEAEADPEAYWAAHAQRELHWFKPWDKVLDWQAPFAKWFVGGTLNASYNCLDRHLTTWRRNKAALIWEGEPGDRRTLTYQQLHHEVCKFASVLLSLGVRTGDRVAIYMPMVPEAAVAMLACARIGATHSVIFGGFSSEAIKDRVNDAQAKLVVTADGFYRRGSVVPLKANIDAALPHTPSVKHVVVLKRSGDEIPMLPGRDHWYHELMEFASCDVPAVPLDSEHPLFILYTSGTTGKPKGVVHTTGGYLLGTALTSKWVFDLKDDDIFWCTADVGWVTGHSYVVYGPLANGATVFMYEGAPMTPSPDRFWEMIDRYGISILYTAPTAIRAFIKAGEQWPSKHKLSTLRLLGSVGEPINPEAWMWYRSVIGHDRCPIVDTWWQTETGSIMITPMPGATPTKPGTATLPFPGIAVDVVDKEGNSVGANQGGYLVVKRPWPSMVRTIWGDPERFQKTYWSEIPGMYFAGDGARRDKDGYFWIMGRVDDVINVSGHRLGTMEVESALVSHPTVAEAAVVGRPDEIKGTGIAAFVTLQSGQNPSDALKAALREHVAKEIGAIAKPDDIRFTDALPKTRSGKIMRRLLRDIAAGRDAAGDTTTLEDYSVLAKLREDQD; encoded by the coding sequence ATGACGACCACGGACATCACTAGCCTGCTTCAGGAGGATCGCCGCTTTCCCCCGGACGAGGCGTTCAGCGCGCAGGCACACGTTGGCTCCATGGAGCAGTACCTGGCCCTTGTCGCCGAGGCTGAGGCCGATCCCGAGGCCTACTGGGCGGCGCACGCCCAGCGCGAGCTGCACTGGTTCAAGCCCTGGGACAAAGTCCTCGACTGGCAGGCGCCCTTCGCCAAGTGGTTCGTGGGTGGTACTCTCAACGCTTCCTACAACTGCCTGGACCGTCACCTGACGACCTGGCGCCGCAACAAGGCGGCCCTCATCTGGGAGGGCGAGCCCGGCGATCGCCGCACCCTCACCTACCAGCAGCTGCACCACGAGGTCTGCAAGTTCGCGAGCGTCCTGCTCTCCTTGGGGGTTCGGACGGGTGATCGCGTCGCCATCTACATGCCGATGGTGCCCGAAGCGGCGGTCGCCATGCTCGCCTGCGCCCGCATCGGGGCGACCCACTCGGTCATCTTCGGCGGCTTCTCGAGCGAGGCCATCAAGGACCGCGTCAACGACGCCCAGGCCAAGCTGGTCGTGACGGCCGACGGCTTCTACCGGCGCGGGTCGGTGGTCCCCCTCAAGGCCAACATCGACGCGGCCCTGCCCCATACCCCGAGCGTGAAGCACGTGGTGGTCCTCAAGCGCTCGGGCGACGAGATCCCCATGCTCCCCGGCCGCGACCACTGGTACCACGAGTTGATGGAGTTCGCCTCGTGCGACGTGCCCGCCGTGCCGCTCGACTCGGAGCATCCCCTCTTCATCCTCTACACCTCGGGCACCACCGGTAAGCCCAAGGGCGTCGTCCACACGACGGGCGGCTACCTCCTGGGGACCGCGCTCACCAGCAAGTGGGTCTTCGACCTCAAGGACGACGACATCTTCTGGTGCACCGCCGATGTGGGCTGGGTGACGGGCCACTCCTACGTGGTTTACGGCCCGCTCGCCAACGGCGCGACGGTTTTCATGTACGAGGGCGCCCCCATGACGCCGTCTCCCGATCGCTTCTGGGAGATGATCGATCGCTACGGCATCTCGATCCTCTACACCGCCCCCACCGCCATTCGCGCCTTCATCAAGGCGGGCGAGCAGTGGCCCAGCAAGCACAAGCTCTCCACGCTGCGCCTGTTGGGCTCGGTGGGCGAGCCGATCAATCCCGAAGCCTGGATGTGGTACCGCTCGGTCATCGGCCACGATCGCTGCCCCATCGTGGACACCTGGTGGCAGACCGAGACGGGATCCATCATGATCACCCCCATGCCGGGGGCCACCCCCACCAAGCCCGGCACGGCGACCCTTCCCTTCCCTGGCATCGCCGTGGACGTGGTGGACAAGGAGGGCAACTCGGTCGGCGCCAACCAGGGCGGGTACCTGGTGGTCAAGCGCCCCTGGCCTTCGATGGTCCGGACCATCTGGGGTGACCCCGAGCGCTTCCAGAAGACCTACTGGTCCGAGATCCCTGGCATGTACTTCGCCGGTGACGGCGCGCGCCGGGACAAGGACGGTTACTTCTGGATCATGGGCCGGGTGGACGACGTGATCAACGTCTCGGGCCACCGCCTGGGCACCATGGAGGTCGAGAGCGCGCTGGTCAGCCATCCGACGGTCGCCGAGGCCGCGGTGGTCGGGCGTCCCGACGAGATCAAGGGCACCGGCATCGCCGCCTTCGTCACCCTCCAGAGTGGCCAGAACCCGTCCGATGCGCTCAAGGCGGCCCTGCGCGAGCACGTCGCCAAGGAGATCGGGGCGATCGCGAAGCCGGACGACATTCGCTTCACCGACGCCCTGCCCAAGACCCGTTCGGGCAAGATCATGCGTCGCCTGTTGCGCGACATCGCCGCGGGCCGCGATGCGGCGGGTGACACGACGACCCTCGAGGACTACTCGGTGCTCGCCAAACTGCGCGAAGACCAGGATTAG
- a CDS encoding sensor histidine kinase → MRIHLNFARWMNLRSVKTKITLRVGAAVSLLILALIVVVGLYVLPTKVQDTIRYSQSTVSTLAEQIAATNNESLTLARSLTVYQQSVGFGRRDETIRYLHDLKAAHPHHFGTWVLYAPNADGQDRQWIGKPGGDPKTGRFLPFWNPGPTGLELGVASDVETLGIGLWSTLKQQKRCLVTEPYFYNNELQCSYGCPILIDGQFKGIAGVDRSLALFDRKLRNSKPFASAMFVMLSPQGRYLTAPEERLLTRSLTEFPDQARVFQGLVGATQPGFQVVTNPFNHQRSWMFSVPIQPGGWTLAMLVDRAEILAPVHHLLQLLVIIGTLGLALIALLLYSLIAATIQPISGLAKAGLAISEGDIETLQEVLPQAEHIKGEDEFARMANAFQEARRYLVSMSEAFERIAQGDLQVTISPRGPHDRFGQALKQYVQTISDTIQQLETKRNELFLANQDMEATVENLRRLDQLRASFLNIISHDLRIPITAIMGYAELLQEMDSSSSETKDAYVAQILAACAQMQTMLEELLEYARLQTGRIKLDLAPVDVAEALSAIVAFFHPLAEQKGLRIGASIPPDLPLILVDPDRFQQIMNNVVSNAIKYTPAGGEVALRASVDGRYVAVEVQDTGIGLTEEDKRHLFEQFYRSARPEVQQEKGSGIGLAYVKGILEAQGGRIEVASSEGTGATFRIFLPQSPPSQ, encoded by the coding sequence ATGCGGATCCATCTGAACTTCGCGAGATGGATGAATCTGCGCAGCGTCAAGACGAAGATCACGCTACGGGTCGGCGCCGCTGTCAGCCTGCTTATCCTGGCGCTCATCGTGGTGGTCGGCCTCTACGTTCTGCCGACCAAGGTCCAGGACACGATTCGCTACAGCCAGAGCACCGTCTCCACCTTGGCCGAGCAGATCGCGGCGACCAACAACGAGTCGCTCACGCTGGCCAGAAGCTTGACGGTCTACCAGCAGTCGGTCGGATTCGGCCGCCGAGACGAGACCATCCGGTATCTCCATGACCTGAAAGCTGCCCACCCGCATCATTTCGGTACCTGGGTCCTGTATGCCCCCAACGCGGATGGGCAAGACCGCCAATGGATCGGTAAACCCGGCGGGGATCCCAAGACCGGGCGCTTTCTGCCGTTTTGGAATCCGGGCCCCACGGGACTGGAGCTTGGCGTCGCAAGCGATGTGGAGACCCTCGGCATCGGGCTGTGGTCGACCTTGAAGCAGCAAAAGCGATGCCTGGTCACGGAGCCGTATTTCTACAACAACGAGTTGCAGTGCTCCTACGGCTGCCCCATCCTGATCGACGGCCAGTTCAAAGGGATCGCGGGGGTCGATCGCAGCTTGGCCCTTTTCGACCGCAAATTGCGGAACAGCAAGCCCTTCGCGTCGGCCATGTTCGTCATGCTGAGCCCCCAGGGGCGCTACCTGACGGCTCCCGAAGAGCGGCTGCTGACGCGATCGCTCACCGAGTTCCCCGATCAAGCGCGCGTCTTCCAGGGCCTGGTGGGGGCCACCCAACCCGGCTTCCAGGTCGTGACGAACCCCTTCAACCATCAGCGGAGCTGGATGTTCTCGGTCCCGATTCAACCGGGTGGCTGGACGCTCGCCATGCTGGTGGATCGCGCCGAGATCCTGGCGCCCGTTCATCACCTGCTACAGCTGCTCGTCATCATCGGAACGCTCGGGCTGGCCCTGATCGCGCTTCTGCTCTATTCGCTCATCGCTGCGACCATCCAGCCCATTTCGGGCTTGGCCAAAGCCGGCCTGGCCATCTCGGAGGGGGATATCGAGACCCTCCAGGAGGTTCTTCCCCAGGCGGAGCATATCAAGGGCGAGGATGAGTTTGCGCGGATGGCGAACGCCTTTCAGGAGGCCCGGCGCTATCTGGTATCCATGTCCGAAGCGTTCGAGCGCATTGCGCAGGGCGACCTCCAGGTCACCATTTCACCGCGAGGGCCTCATGACCGGTTTGGCCAGGCACTAAAACAGTATGTTCAAACGATCTCCGATACCATCCAGCAGCTCGAGACCAAGCGCAACGAGCTGTTCCTGGCCAACCAGGACATGGAGGCGACCGTCGAGAATCTGCGGCGGCTCGATCAGTTGCGGGCCAGCTTCTTGAACATCATCAGCCACGATCTGCGGATCCCTATTACCGCCATCATGGGGTACGCCGAGCTGCTCCAGGAAATGGATTCATCCTCGAGTGAGACCAAGGACGCGTACGTGGCCCAGATTCTCGCCGCGTGCGCCCAGATGCAAACGATGCTTGAAGAGTTGCTCGAGTATGCCCGCCTCCAGACCGGGCGCATCAAGCTAGACCTTGCCCCGGTCGATGTCGCCGAAGCCCTTTCCGCAATCGTGGCCTTCTTCCACCCGCTTGCCGAACAGAAGGGCCTCCGCATCGGCGCTTCAATCCCGCCCGACTTGCCCTTGATCCTGGTTGATCCCGACCGCTTCCAGCAGATCATGAACAACGTCGTCTCGAATGCGATAAAGTACACACCGGCCGGTGGGGAGGTCGCCCTTCGGGCCTCGGTTGATGGTCGTTACGTCGCTGTCGAGGTTCAGGACACTGGCATCGGCCTCACCGAAGAGGATAAGCGGCACCTCTTCGAGCAGTTCTACCGTTCGGCGCGGCCAGAAGTACAGCAGGAGAAGGGCAGCGGCATCGGTCTCGCCTACGTGAAAGGGATTCTCGAAGCCCAAGGCGGCCGCATCGAGGTCGCAAGCAGCGAAGGCACAGGGGCCACCTTCCGGATCTTCCTGCCCCAGTCGCCGCCGTCCCAATAA
- a CDS encoding PAS domain S-box protein — MSHEARISELIAQLESLKHDLGELQQHQGSVEGELINQGAELIRQRALTQLILDAVGDGIYGLDTSGNVMFLNPAAERLIGYSAAELVGKDGHALIHHTHKDGAPYQREECPLYRTIKDGCTRHGDDELIWHKDGHWLPIEYTASPVVADAEILGAVFSFRDISQREQLREMLEAENRKLHSLDRLKARFISAIVHDLRNPLTSIKGHAELLDDEREALGIKPAEGLRQIQRLADRMNRMVEDMLDFARLEEGTIEILPVEGDLSELVSEIVAEMTPRARAAEVDIRMELPADPLIVSLDAPRIARVFANLIDNAIKFSPASGTVKVRLTHEARIVRTEVSDLGEGIDAATSASLFLPFYQQEAGKKRGGFGLGLSVCKSIVEAHGGEIGVRSAPGEGSTFWFTLPSDPSEPN, encoded by the coding sequence ATGTCACATGAAGCGCGCATTTCGGAACTCATCGCTCAACTCGAATCCCTCAAGCATGACCTTGGCGAGTTGCAGCAACACCAGGGTAGCGTCGAAGGCGAACTCATCAATCAAGGCGCGGAGCTCATCCGGCAGCGGGCCCTGACCCAGCTCATCCTGGATGCGGTCGGGGACGGCATCTACGGCCTGGACACGAGCGGTAACGTGATGTTTCTCAATCCGGCCGCCGAGCGTCTCATTGGCTATTCGGCCGCAGAGCTCGTCGGCAAGGATGGGCATGCCCTGATTCACCACACGCACAAGGACGGTGCGCCCTACCAACGGGAAGAGTGCCCCCTCTACAGAACGATCAAGGACGGCTGCACCCGCCACGGCGACGACGAGCTCATCTGGCACAAGGACGGCCACTGGTTGCCGATCGAATACACCGCTTCGCCGGTCGTGGCGGACGCGGAAATCCTGGGGGCGGTCTTCTCCTTTCGCGATATTTCTCAGCGAGAACAGCTCCGCGAGATGCTCGAAGCGGAGAATCGCAAGCTTCATTCGCTTGATCGCCTCAAGGCGCGCTTCATCAGCGCGATCGTCCACGATCTGCGAAACCCGCTCACGTCGATCAAGGGGCATGCCGAGCTCCTCGATGACGAGCGCGAGGCGCTCGGGATCAAGCCCGCCGAGGGGCTGCGCCAGATCCAGCGTCTGGCCGACCGGATGAACCGTATGGTGGAGGACATGCTGGATTTCGCGCGGCTCGAGGAAGGCACGATCGAGATCCTGCCAGTTGAAGGTGATCTCAGCGAACTCGTCTCGGAAATCGTGGCGGAGATGACGCCCCGGGCCAGAGCCGCCGAGGTCGACATCCGGATGGAACTGCCCGCCGATCCGCTCATCGTCTCGCTCGATGCACCGCGTATCGCCCGGGTGTTCGCGAACCTGATCGACAACGCCATCAAGTTCAGCCCCGCCTCGGGCACGGTCAAAGTACGCCTGACCCACGAGGCGCGAATCGTCCGAACCGAGGTCTCGGATCTGGGGGAGGGCATCGACGCGGCGACAAGCGCGAGCCTCTTTCTTCCCTTCTACCAGCAGGAGGCCGGGAAGAAGCGTGGTGGGTTCGGTCTCGGCTTGAGCGTCTGCAAGAGCATCGTCGAAGCCCATGGAGGCGAGATCGGCGTCCGGAGTGCGCCGGGAGAGGGTAGCACCTTCTGGTTTACCTTGCCCTCTGATCCCTCGGAACCGAACTGA
- a CDS encoding glycosyltransferase family 2 protein, with amino-acid sequence MLSALATAIQTVVIWYFVGLNVCYLVLNLLALHKLNRTEQRRDLDELPPLFLGLEPPISILVPAYNEALIITTTVRSLLQLNYSEYEILIVNDGSGDGTLEELTREFALQPFPEAFHDVLKTRPVRGVYHSKTHPKIRVIDKENGGKADALNSGINLARYPLFCVVDADSILQRDSLQRVVQPFIEDPATVAAGGTIRIANGCKVESGFLAKPGLPRNYLARFQVIEYLRAFLFGRLGWASLNALMIVSGAFGLFNKDRVVEAGGYRTDSIGEDMELIVRLHRKLKLAGIPYRITFLPDPLCWTEVPEDLKTLKNQRIRWQRGLGESLLNNRQLLFHPKAGAIGWIAFPFLLFFEWLGPVIELTGAAFMVVGFWQGTISYVALGVYLFVSLGLGILLSVNAILLEEISFHLYPSFLHLLILMGFILAESLGYRQLNLVWRLMGIFQFLVGNRAKWGEMKRRGSWT; translated from the coding sequence CTGCTGTCTGCGCTCGCCACGGCCATTCAAACAGTGGTCATCTGGTACTTCGTCGGGCTGAACGTCTGCTATCTGGTGCTGAACCTCCTTGCACTTCACAAGTTGAACCGGACCGAGCAGCGTCGTGACCTCGACGAGTTGCCGCCTCTTTTCTTGGGGCTCGAGCCTCCGATCAGCATCCTGGTGCCTGCCTACAACGAAGCGCTTATCATTACCACGACCGTTCGCTCGCTGCTCCAGCTCAACTACTCGGAGTACGAGATCCTCATCGTCAACGATGGATCGGGGGATGGCACCCTGGAGGAGCTCACCCGCGAATTTGCCTTGCAGCCCTTTCCTGAGGCCTTCCACGATGTTCTGAAGACCCGGCCGGTCCGCGGGGTCTATCATTCGAAAACGCATCCCAAGATTCGCGTCATCGACAAGGAGAACGGCGGCAAGGCAGATGCCTTGAATTCAGGGATCAACTTGGCCCGCTACCCGCTGTTCTGCGTAGTAGACGCCGACTCCATCCTGCAGCGCGACAGCCTGCAACGCGTGGTGCAACCGTTCATCGAGGATCCGGCGACCGTCGCTGCCGGCGGCACGATCCGGATCGCGAACGGCTGCAAGGTGGAAAGCGGCTTTCTCGCGAAGCCGGGCCTGCCGCGCAATTACCTGGCCCGGTTCCAGGTGATCGAGTACCTTCGCGCGTTCCTCTTCGGGCGCCTCGGCTGGGCCTCGCTCAATGCCTTGATGATCGTCTCCGGCGCCTTCGGTCTATTCAACAAGGATCGGGTTGTCGAGGCCGGGGGCTATCGCACCGACTCCATCGGAGAGGACATGGAGCTTATCGTGCGCCTGCACCGGAAGCTGAAATTGGCGGGAATCCCTTACCGCATCACCTTCCTCCCCGATCCGCTCTGCTGGACTGAGGTTCCCGAAGACCTAAAGACCCTGAAGAACCAACGGATACGCTGGCAGCGAGGTCTCGGCGAGAGCCTGCTGAATAATCGCCAGCTCCTATTTCACCCCAAGGCCGGCGCCATCGGATGGATAGCCTTCCCATTCCTCCTCTTTTTCGAGTGGCTGGGGCCGGTGATCGAACTCACCGGCGCGGCCTTCATGGTCGTTGGCTTCTGGCAGGGGACCATCTCCTACGTGGCGCTTGGCGTTTACCTCTTCGTGTCGTTGGGCCTCGGCATCTTACTGTCCGTGAACGCCATCCTGCTGGAGGAGATCTCTTTCCACCTCTACCCTAGCTTCCTGCACCTCCTGATTCTGATGGGGTTCATCCTGGCGGAGAGCCTTGGCTATCGCCAGCTGAACCTGGTATGGCGCCTGATGGGCATCTTCCAGTTCCTGGTGGGAAACAGGGCGAAGTGGGGCGAGATGAAGCGGCGCGGTAGCTGGACCTAG